From Pseudomonas poae, the proteins below share one genomic window:
- a CDS encoding CidA/LrgA family protein, with translation MLLRGLTWLVLFQLIGTAINHLLLPVLPGPIIGLLLMLGYLVWRGEVGEPLSLAAGSLLRYLPLLLVPPAVGVMVYAKDIAADFWAIVGALVLSLVIAMGFVGVLMQHLVKRKEKDQ, from the coding sequence ATGCTGTTACGCGGGCTGACATGGCTGGTGTTGTTTCAATTGATCGGCACGGCGATCAACCATTTGCTGCTGCCGGTACTGCCGGGGCCGATCATCGGCCTGCTGCTGATGCTGGGCTACCTGGTGTGGCGCGGCGAAGTCGGCGAGCCGTTGAGCCTGGCAGCCGGCAGCCTGTTGCGCTACTTGCCGTTGCTGCTGGTGCCGCCGGCGGTGGGGGTGATGGTGTATGCCAAGGACATTGCCGCCGACTTCTGGGCCATCGTCGGCGCGCTGGTGCTGTCGCTGGTGATCGCCATGGGCTTTGTCGGTGTGCTGATGCAGCACCTGGTCAAGCGCAAGGAGAAGGATCAATGA
- a CDS encoding LrgB family protein, whose protein sequence is MMVDWHGAWVAVIHHPLFGIGITLGAYQLVLAGFEKTRWIFLQPVLVSMLLVIGVLLSCGLSYAEYRKSTEIMGILLGPATVALAVPLYLNLRRIRQLFWPIFTTLVIGGVLATGLCVLLGWWFGAEHMMLMTMAPKSVTSPIAMLVAEQIGGVAALAAVFVLITGVVGAMIGPAYLSRLGVHSPEARGMALGMTAHAVGTSVALQESEECGAFAALAMSLMGVATAVSLPLAVSVIV, encoded by the coding sequence ATGATGGTCGACTGGCACGGCGCGTGGGTCGCAGTGATTCATCATCCCCTGTTCGGCATCGGCATCACCCTCGGTGCCTACCAACTGGTGCTGGCCGGTTTCGAGAAAACCCGCTGGATTTTCCTGCAGCCGGTGCTGGTGTCGATGCTGCTGGTGATCGGCGTGTTGCTCAGCTGCGGCCTGAGCTACGCCGAATACCGCAAAAGCACCGAGATCATGGGCATCCTGCTCGGCCCCGCGACGGTGGCCCTGGCGGTGCCGCTATATTTGAACCTGCGGCGGATTCGCCAATTGTTCTGGCCGATTTTTACTACGCTGGTGATAGGCGGCGTACTGGCAACCGGCCTGTGTGTCCTGCTGGGTTGGTGGTTCGGCGCTGAACACATGATGCTGATGACCATGGCGCCCAAGTCGGTGACCTCGCCGATTGCCATGCTGGTGGCCGAGCAGATAGGCGGCGTGGCCGCGTTGGCGGCGGTGTTTGTGCTGATCACCGGGGTGGTCGGCGCGATGATCGGTCCGGCGTACCTGTCGCGCCTGGGTGTGCACAGCCCCGAGGCACGCGGCATGGCCCTGGGCATGACCGCTCATGCCGTCGGCACCTCGGTGGCCCTGCAGGAAAGCGAAGAGTGCGGCGCCTTTGCAGCGCTGGCCATGAGTCTGATGGGCGTGGCCACGGCGGTGTCTTTGCCGCTGGCTGTGTCGGTGATTGTTTAA
- a CDS encoding LON peptidase substrate-binding domain-containing protein, with protein sequence MSLALFPLNTVLFPGCTLDLQLFEARYLDMISRCMKKGESFGVVCILDGQEVGMAPDGYALIGCEALIRDFKQQDNGLLGIRVEGGRRFRVRDAGVQKDQLLVAEVQWLEELPDQPLEEEDADLLALLQALAEHPMVASLDMGAHADGQQALGNQLAYLLPFTEADKIDLLQLDDPQQRLDAIQMLLDELQGELFT encoded by the coding sequence ATGAGTCTGGCGCTGTTCCCGCTCAATACCGTGCTGTTCCCTGGCTGCACCCTCGATTTGCAACTGTTCGAGGCGCGCTACCTGGACATGATCAGCCGCTGCATGAAAAAGGGCGAAAGCTTCGGCGTGGTGTGCATCCTCGATGGTCAGGAAGTGGGCATGGCCCCGGATGGCTACGCGCTGATCGGTTGCGAAGCGCTGATCCGCGACTTCAAACAGCAGGACAACGGCCTGCTGGGGATTCGCGTCGAAGGCGGGCGGCGCTTCCGGGTGCGCGACGCCGGCGTGCAGAAGGACCAACTGCTGGTGGCCGAGGTGCAATGGCTCGAAGAACTGCCGGACCAGCCGCTGGAAGAAGAGGACGCCGACCTGTTGGCCTTGCTCCAGGCCCTGGCCGAGCACCCGATGGTCGCCTCGCTGGACATGGGCGCGCACGCCGACGGCCAGCAAGCCCTGGGCAACCAGTTGGCGTATCTGCTGCCGTTTACCGAGGCCGACAAGATCGACCTGCTGCAACTCGACGACCCTCAGCAGCGGCTGGATGCTATCCAGATGCTGCTCGACGAGTTACAGGGCGAACTCTTCACTTAA
- a CDS encoding DNA-3-methyladenine glycosylase, which translates to MSGFTPQLPASALPDGFFDRDAQLLARELLGKVIRHRVGDIWLSARIIETEAYYVAEKGSHASLGYTEKRKALFLDGGHIYMYYARGGDSLNFSAHGPGNAVLIKSAYPWVDEISGPASLAQMLLNNPDANGHPRPSHKLCAGQTLLCKALGLKVPMWDAKRFDQKLLYVEDVGQAPTQIIQTTRLGIPSGRDEHLMYRFVDAGYAPYCTRNPLRRGQVEGRDYFLFD; encoded by the coding sequence ATGTCCGGTTTTACCCCGCAACTTCCCGCCAGCGCCCTGCCCGACGGCTTCTTCGACCGCGATGCACAATTACTCGCGCGCGAATTGCTCGGAAAAGTCATACGCCATCGTGTCGGCGATATCTGGCTTTCAGCGCGAATTATCGAAACCGAAGCCTATTACGTGGCCGAAAAAGGCAGCCACGCCTCACTCGGCTACACAGAAAAGCGTAAGGCTTTGTTTCTGGATGGCGGACACATCTACATGTACTACGCCCGTGGCGGTGATTCGCTGAACTTCAGCGCCCACGGCCCGGGCAACGCCGTTCTGATCAAATCGGCTTATCCCTGGGTCGATGAAATCTCCGGGCCGGCCAGCCTGGCGCAGATGCTGCTGAACAACCCGGACGCCAATGGCCACCCGCGCCCCTCGCATAAACTCTGCGCCGGCCAGACCCTGCTGTGCAAAGCCCTGGGTTTGAAAGTGCCGATGTGGGACGCCAAGCGTTTCGATCAGAAATTGCTTTACGTCGAAGACGTGGGCCAGGCACCCACTCAGATTATTCAGACCACTCGCCTGGGCATTCCCAGTGGGCGCGATGAGCATCTGATGTACCGCTTCGTCGATGCTGGCTATGCGCCCTATTGCACGCGGAACCCGCTGCGCCGAGGCCAGGTCGAAGGTCGCGATTATTTTTTATTTGATTGA
- a CDS encoding glutamate-5-semialdehyde dehydrogenase, which translates to MTESVLDYMTRLGRAARQASRLIARASTAQKNRALLAAADALDASRSELTAANELDLANGRANGLEPALLDRLALTPARIDDMIEGLRQVAKLPDPIGEIRDMRYLPSGIQVGKMRVPLGVIGIIYESRPNVTIDAASLCLKSGNATILRGGSEAINSNRAIAACIQQGLAVAELPAEVVQVVETTDRAAVGALITMPEFVDVIVPRGGKSLIERVSRDAKVPVIKHLDGVCHVYIDIAADIDKAIRIADNAKTHRYAPCNTMETLLVHAGIAERVLPPLAAIYRDKGVELRGCERTRALLGADVIEATELDWYTEYTAPILSIKIVDDLDEAIEHINTYGSKHTDAIVSEHFSDARRFLNEVDSASVMVNASTRFADGFEYGLGAEIGISTDKLHARGPVGLEGLTSEKYVVFGDGHVRT; encoded by the coding sequence ATGACTGAGTCCGTTCTTGACTACATGACCCGCCTGGGTCGCGCTGCCCGTCAGGCCTCGCGGTTGATCGCCCGTGCGAGCACCGCGCAGAAGAACCGTGCCTTGCTGGCTGCCGCCGACGCTCTGGATGCTTCGCGCTCCGAGTTGACCGCCGCCAACGAACTGGACCTGGCCAACGGCCGCGCCAATGGCCTGGAACCGGCCTTGCTGGATCGCCTGGCGCTGACTCCGGCGCGTATCGACGACATGATCGAAGGCTTGCGTCAGGTGGCCAAACTGCCTGACCCCATCGGTGAAATCCGCGACATGCGTTACCTGCCGTCCGGCATCCAGGTCGGCAAGATGCGTGTGCCGCTGGGCGTGATCGGCATCATCTATGAGTCGCGCCCGAACGTGACCATCGACGCCGCGAGCCTGTGCCTCAAGTCGGGCAACGCGACCATCCTGCGTGGCGGTTCCGAGGCGATCAATTCCAACCGTGCCATTGCCGCCTGCATTCAGCAGGGCCTGGCCGTGGCCGAGTTGCCGGCCGAAGTGGTGCAGGTGGTGGAAACCACCGACCGCGCCGCCGTTGGCGCGCTGATCACCATGCCGGAGTTCGTCGACGTGATCGTGCCGCGTGGTGGCAAGAGCCTGATCGAACGCGTGAGCCGCGATGCCAAGGTCCCGGTGATCAAGCACCTGGACGGCGTGTGCCACGTGTACATCGACATCGCTGCCGATATCGACAAGGCGATCCGCATCGCCGACAACGCCAAGACCCACCGCTACGCCCCGTGCAACACCATGGAAACCCTGTTGGTGCACGCCGGCATTGCCGAGCGCGTGCTGCCGCCGCTGGCTGCCATCTACCGTGACAAGGGCGTGGAGCTGCGTGGTTGCGAGCGTACCCGTGCGCTGCTGGGTGCGGACGTGATCGAGGCGACCGAGCTGGACTGGTACACCGAATACACGGCGCCGATCCTGTCGATCAAGATTGTCGACGACCTGGACGAAGCCATCGAACACATCAACACCTACGGCTCCAAGCACACCGACGCTATTGTTTCCGAGCATTTCAGCGATGCCCGGCGTTTCCTCAACGAAGTGGATTCCGCTTCGGTGATGGTCAACGCCTCGACGCGTTTTGCCGACGGCTTCGAGTATGGCCTGGGGGCGGAGATCGGTATTTCCACCGACAAGCTCCACGCCCGCGGCCCGGTGGGCCTGGAAGGCCTGACCAGCGAGAAATACGTGGTGTTCGGCGATGGTCATGTGCGCACTTGA
- the nadD gene encoding nicotinate-nucleotide adenylyltransferase, with protein sequence MAKRIGLLGGTFDPVHIGHLRSALEVADALALDELRLIPNFRPPHRDTPQVSPQQRLEMVRLAVTGIPPLVVDDRELKRDKPSYTVDTLELMRAELAADDQLFLLLGWDAFCGLPSWHRWEELLQHCHILVLQRPDADSEPPDALRNLLAARSVSDPLALTGPNGNIAFVWQTPLAVSATQIRQLLASGKSVRFLVPDAVLAYIDAHGLYRASN encoded by the coding sequence ATGGCTAAACGCATCGGGCTGCTCGGCGGTACCTTCGACCCCGTGCACATCGGCCATTTGCGCAGTGCCCTGGAAGTCGCGGATGCCCTCGCGCTGGATGAGTTGCGCCTGATCCCCAATTTCCGGCCGCCGCACCGTGATACCCCGCAGGTCTCACCGCAGCAACGCCTGGAAATGGTGCGCCTTGCCGTTACCGGCATACCGCCGCTGGTGGTGGACGATCGCGAGCTCAAGCGCGATAAACCGTCCTACACTGTGGACACCCTGGAACTGATGCGCGCCGAACTGGCCGCAGATGACCAGTTGTTTTTGCTTTTGGGCTGGGACGCATTTTGCGGCCTGCCCTCTTGGCATCGCTGGGAGGAACTCCTCCAGCATTGCCACATCCTGGTTTTGCAACGCCCGGATGCCGACAGCGAACCGCCGGATGCCTTGCGCAACCTGCTGGCTGCGCGGTCGGTAAGTGACCCCTTGGCCCTGACCGGGCCGAACGGGAATATTGCATTCGTCTGGCAGACCCCGCTTGCGGTGTCCGCCACCCAGATCCGTCAACTGCTGGCCAGCGGGAAGTCGGTACGTTTCCTGGTGCCTGACGCGGTCCTGGCCTACATCGATGCGCACGGGCTTTACCGTGCGTCGAACTGA
- the rsfS gene encoding ribosome silencing factor: MTNKDVSKVKRKGTFKSAPLPVEAHVGPELAGEELVKVAVAALEDVKAQDIQVLDVRDKQSITDFMIIATGTSNRQIGAMLDKVREAVKAQGVKPLGEEGKGDSDWVLLDMDDVIVHMMTSNARQFYDLERLWKGAEQSRAADGKHHSPEVGHAHFDKLNKDQE, translated from the coding sequence ATGACGAACAAAGACGTAAGCAAAGTTAAACGCAAAGGCACGTTCAAAAGCGCGCCACTGCCGGTCGAAGCCCACGTTGGCCCGGAACTGGCCGGTGAAGAGCTGGTAAAAGTTGCCGTTGCTGCGCTGGAAGACGTGAAGGCCCAGGACATCCAGGTCCTGGACGTACGCGACAAGCAGAGCATCACCGACTTCATGATCATCGCCACCGGTACCTCCAACCGCCAGATCGGCGCGATGCTGGACAAGGTTCGCGAAGCCGTCAAAGCCCAGGGCGTGAAGCCACTGGGTGAAGAAGGCAAGGGCGACAGCGATTGGGTGCTGCTGGACATGGACGACGTGATCGTTCACATGATGACCTCCAACGCCCGCCAGTTCTACGACCTGGAGCGTCTGTGGAAAGGCGCCGAGCAGAGCCGTGCCGCTGATGGCAAGCACCACAGCCCGGAAGTGGGCCACGCGCACTTCGACAAGCTGAACAAAGACCAGGAATAA
- the rlmH gene encoding 23S rRNA (pseudouridine(1915)-N(3))-methyltransferase RlmH translates to MRLRLIAVGSRMPKWVEEGWHEYAKRLPAELSLELVEIPLNTRGKNADVARFIRQEGEAMLAKVGPNERIVTLEVHGKPWSTEQLAVELDRWRLDSRTVNFMVGGPEGLAPEVCARADQRWSLSALTLPHPLVRILIGEQLYRAWTVLSGHPYHK, encoded by the coding sequence GTGCGCCTGCGTCTGATTGCTGTCGGTTCACGCATGCCCAAGTGGGTGGAAGAAGGCTGGCACGAGTATGCCAAGCGTCTGCCCGCTGAGCTTTCGCTGGAACTGGTAGAGATACCGCTCAACACCCGGGGCAAGAATGCCGACGTGGCGCGCTTTATCCGTCAGGAAGGCGAAGCCATGCTGGCCAAGGTCGGCCCCAACGAGCGCATCGTCACCCTGGAAGTGCACGGCAAACCCTGGAGCACCGAGCAGTTGGCGGTGGAACTGGATCGCTGGCGCCTGGATTCGCGTACGGTCAACTTCATGGTCGGCGGCCCCGAAGGGCTGGCGCCGGAAGTCTGTGCGCGAGCAGATCAGCGTTGGTCGTTGTCGGCGCTGACGTTGCCGCACCCGTTGGTACGGATTCTGATCGGTGAACAGCTGTATCGCGCCTGGACAGTTCTGTCCGGGCACCCTTACCACAAATAA
- the mrdA gene encoding penicillin-binding protein 2 translates to MTQPIRIKDHEKDARLVRARVVFGAFLVVGLIGVLIARLYFLQVIQYDYHSTLSENNRVHVQPIPPTRGLIFDRNGVVVADNRPSFSLSMTRERSGDWQQILDVIVEVLQLTPEDRVIFEKRMKQGRRPFEPVPILFELTEEQIARIAVNQFRLPGVEVVAQLVRHYPQGPHFAHSVGYMGRINEKELKSLDPVNYSGTHHIGKTGIERFYEPELHGQVGYEEVETNARGRVLRVLKRTDPVPGKDIVLSLDIKLQEAAEMALGGRRGAVVALDPKTGEVLAMVSQPSFDPNLFVTGISFKAYAELRDSIDRPLFNRVLRGLYPPGSTIKPAVAIAGLDAGVVTASSRVFDPGYYMLPNYDHKYRNWNRTGDGYVDLDTAIMRSNDTYFYDLAHKLGIDRLSAYMGKFGLGQKVSLDMFEESPGLMPSREWKRATRRQAWFPGETLILGIGQGYMQATPLQLAQATALVANKGIWNRPHLAKTVEGERPVDENPIPDIVLRDPSDWTKVNHGMQQVMHGARGTARKAAVGAQYRIAGKSGTAQVVAIKQGEKYDRSKVQERHRDHALFVGFAPADDPKIVVAVMVENGESGSGVAAPVVRQVMDAWLLADDGRLKPEYGGPPSSTTEVTASEE, encoded by the coding sequence ATGACCCAGCCGATCCGCATCAAGGACCACGAGAAAGACGCACGTCTTGTACGCGCTCGCGTGGTATTTGGTGCGTTTCTGGTGGTCGGGTTGATCGGCGTGCTGATTGCGCGCCTGTATTTCCTGCAGGTGATCCAGTACGACTATCACTCCACACTGTCGGAAAACAACCGGGTGCATGTGCAGCCGATTCCACCGACCCGTGGGCTGATTTTCGACCGCAATGGCGTGGTGGTGGCGGATAACCGGCCCAGCTTCAGCCTGAGCATGACCCGCGAGCGTTCCGGCGACTGGCAGCAGATCCTCGATGTGATCGTCGAAGTGCTGCAGCTGACCCCTGAAGACCGGGTGATCTTCGAAAAGCGCATGAAGCAGGGGCGCCGGCCCTTCGAGCCGGTGCCCATCCTGTTCGAGCTGACCGAAGAACAGATCGCGCGGATCGCGGTGAACCAGTTCCGTCTGCCGGGTGTGGAAGTGGTGGCGCAGTTGGTGCGCCATTACCCGCAAGGGCCGCACTTTGCCCACTCTGTCGGCTATATGGGGCGCATCAACGAGAAAGAGCTGAAAAGCCTCGATCCGGTCAACTACAGCGGCACCCACCATATCGGCAAAACCGGGATCGAGCGTTTCTACGAGCCCGAACTCCACGGCCAGGTGGGTTACGAAGAGGTCGAGACCAACGCCCGCGGTCGCGTGTTGCGGGTGCTCAAGCGGACCGACCCGGTGCCTGGCAAAGACATTGTGCTAAGCCTGGACATCAAGTTGCAGGAAGCGGCCGAGATGGCCCTGGGCGGTCGACGTGGCGCTGTAGTGGCACTGGACCCGAAAACCGGTGAAGTGCTGGCGATGGTCAGCCAGCCGAGTTTCGACCCCAACCTGTTCGTGACCGGGATCAGCTTCAAGGCTTACGCCGAGCTGCGTGATTCCATCGACCGGCCGCTGTTCAATCGGGTGCTGCGTGGCCTGTATCCGCCGGGGTCGACCATCAAGCCGGCCGTGGCGATTGCCGGCCTGGACGCGGGCGTGGTCACGGCCTCCAGCCGTGTGTTCGACCCGGGCTACTACATGCTGCCCAACTACGATCACAAATACCGTAACTGGAACCGCACCGGTGACGGCTATGTCGATTTGGACACCGCGATCATGCGCTCCAACGACACCTATTTTTACGATCTGGCCCATAAGCTTGGTATCGACCGCTTGTCTGCCTATATGGGCAAGTTCGGCCTGGGGCAGAAAGTCTCCCTGGACATGTTCGAAGAATCCCCTGGCCTGATGCCGTCGCGCGAATGGAAGCGTGCGACCCGCCGGCAGGCGTGGTTCCCGGGCGAAACCCTGATCCTGGGGATTGGCCAGGGTTATATGCAAGCCACGCCATTGCAACTGGCACAGGCCACGGCGTTGGTGGCCAACAAAGGTATCTGGAACCGCCCGCACTTGGCCAAGACCGTCGAAGGCGAGCGGCCTGTGGATGAAAACCCGATTCCTGACATTGTGCTGCGCGACCCGTCCGACTGGACCAAGGTCAATCACGGCATGCAGCAAGTGATGCATGGTGCCCGGGGTACCGCACGCAAGGCGGCGGTCGGCGCGCAATACCGGATTGCCGGCAAAAGTGGTACGGCCCAGGTGGTCGCGATCAAGCAGGGCGAAAAATACGACCGCTCCAAGGTTCAGGAGCGCCACCGTGACCACGCCTTGTTTGTCGGCTTTGCCCCGGCTGATGACCCGAAAATCGTGGTCGCGGTGATGGTCGAAAACGGCGAGTCCGGCTCCGGCGTCGCGGCGCCCGTGGTGCGCCAAGTGATGGACGCCTGGCTGTTGGCCGACGACGGCAGGCTCAAGCCCGAATATGGCGGCCCCCCTTCAAGCACCACCGAGGTTACGGCCAGTGAAGAGTAA